The following DNA comes from Eleginops maclovinus isolate JMC-PN-2008 ecotype Puerto Natales chromosome 8, JC_Emac_rtc_rv5, whole genome shotgun sequence.
ATCATTAAATATTAGTGCATTTGTTTAAAGTTGTGTGTAAACATGTTCATAATCGCTCTAATTTGGATAACTTTCTTCcaaataaagttgaaaacaagtgactttataaataatatgttCAAATGATAGTCAGCTGTGTTTACAGTTCCTAATGCTCTCGTCCGTAATATAGAATTAGAATTTCTCATCGCTGAGCTGTGTTTCCCCAAACTGCCCCACTGTAGGTAAAGTAAATAATGCAATAAACATGTGATGACGTTTTACCTTTCCGCTAATTTCCACTTATTTTAGTTCacaattcattcatttgaaCGGTGCACTCCCATTGTGCTTCTACCGACGGATTTGCCTCCTCACAGAAACTGAAGATGAGTCAGGCGTTTGTCTACCCTTAGGAATGTGTGGGAGTGTAGACACTGTGCTTAACTGACATCTCCTGCTCTCGCCTGTTAGCTCTGCAGAACTTGTGACTGTAGGGCAGTATCAATTAGGCCTCATCATTTGTATAAGTTCATTGTGCAGTGACTTTGAATAAATCATAGCAACCTGAGCAGGGGCCTCATTAGCGAGAATCAGTGACAACACGTGAGTGGGTGTGCAGGGCCttaaaataaactaatgttAAACACAAGTAACGAAGgaaacagaggggattcagAACGTCAAGGGGATTCAGTGCTGCTGACTTTTATGAGACAGTTTCTTTCTCCATGAATTAGTAAGCAGTGTGAATGGCACATAGAGAGCGTTGCTGAATGTTTAATAGAATCAATCATTCCTCAGCAGCCAGCAGGACACCACCCACATGTATTTAGACAGGACGGGCTCAGCTAAAAACAGACACATCTTCACCAGAAGCTGACAGGCAGGGGAAGTGAGGGGAAGGTCCACATTcccagcagagggagaggagaaaatgatggAGGCTAGGCAAGGAAGCAAAAGTTGGCAGGATATTAAAAAGATTTACAGAGGCCTGGTGCTAAATGTTGGCTGAGGGTACGTGAGAGGGGGCTAATTTAGCTGTCATTACCCGGCTTCAATGATTTTCCCAGCCTCCTGGTGAATTAATCACTAAAGCCGTTTCAGATTGTCAAAAGTCTTAAAAAGGGAGAATTTTGGATTTATTGCCTGAGTcacaccaaaacacaaacagaacaaattaGCCTCCGACATGTGAGtaagtcaggtgtgtgtgtgatttaaaataGACACTTTTTTCACGTTTTCCTATCCACACAACCACaagaatcagaaaaaaacattacgcAGCTTTAAGAAGTATGCCGATAAGCCAAAACATTATGACCATCTGCCTAATATTGTGTAGGTCCCCCTTTTGCGGACAAAACAGTCCTGACCGGGTGTGCTTAGTCTGCAACAATGTTGAGGTAGGTGGGACATGTCAAAGCAACATCCATATGAATGGCAGGACCCAAGGTTCCCCAGAGCATTACACTGCCTCCGCCAGCTTGCCTTTTTCCCATAATGCATCCTGGTGCCATGTCTTCCCCAGGTAACAACGGACCCTTTTGGTAGGTACTGACCACTGCAAACCGGGAACACCCCACAAGAGCTGCAGCTTCGGAGATGCTCTGACTAGTCTAGTTGTGACGGCTAGACTAGTCGTCACAATTTGGCCCCTGTCAAAGTCGCTCACATCCTTACGCCTGCCTATTCTTTCTGCTTCCAACACTTCAAACTTTGAGGACAAAGGGTTCACTTGCTGCCtaacatccccccccccccccgttccATTCTAACACTGTAATCACTGTTCTTCACTTCAGTGGTCATAATgtggctgatcggtgtatgcTATATCTATGAATGAACGTTTTAAAATTTGAGAACGTGACATCTCCCTAATCTGCAGCTCCCCTCGGCTTTTGGAGCTTTCTCAGGGGTTCCAGCTCATTACTGCAACTCTTTATTGTTCACTCACACCCCTCTCACAAATAATAGACTGCAGTCCCGATAGAATCAACATGACATGATTATTTTTGCAAGCACTATCTGCCCCATCTGGTCCGATTCCTCATAGATAGTGAGATAATTATACTACAGCGCAAACACAACCATAAGGTTTTTGCATCTGATTGCAATTATCCATGTGGCACAGGAAGGGCAAACATGTTGCCGTCATACCAAGAACACACTCGTCAGAACAATGGCAGAgagaaatgtagaaaataaatgctAAGAGGTCTTAAGCTAAAGCTCCTGGCAGACCTCAGGAAAGGTATTTAAATCTGATACCATGTAACCTATTGGGGGTTTAACATCCCAGTGTGTTAGTGGCGTTTCAAAAGCACACATCCAGACTGTATAATAAAGTaatcatattattttcttttattgagcACTAAACCAGAAAGTTATGTTCAACATAAGGGAATTCAAAAAACATAAGGAAAGTCATGAACAAGTGCACATGTTAAATTATTAAATGTGGGGCATGATTTGAAGCAGAAGCATAAGCTAGCACATGACAGTTGATGTTATGCTCATGATGCTCTGTAATGGCAGTATGTGTTAACAAGCAACTGTTGGCTAACACATATCAACTTGGAAGGATGTCGACATGCAAATCATTTTTCACAGCTCGTTTCTGCTGTCCCCAAGTGGCCACACAAAACCTAGTAATGCAGATTTCAAATGAATGGGTTACGTGCATGAATTCAAATCTTCCACTGTGAAACAGACTCACCTCAGTTACCCTGATGTACCAGGTGATGTATAATTCTCTAACACATTATCTCTCTTTATGCAGATGACTTTTGTTCCCACCCACACATCCATCATAAATCACCCTCAGACATCATACACAGGATTAATGAGCTTGGTGGAAGAAATAAATGTCTGAGTCACTGATAGCATCACACCGCTTTCCAAAATGAATCCTCATTAACCTCTACCTTCTTTCTCCAAAATGCCACTTTGTTTTGCCACtttatatttatctttctctcttatATAAGGTTTCACTCCGTATTCTTTATAAGAAACACCTTTTTTTACTGGGTTGCAGCTCTGTATTGTGTGCCTGGTCAGTTCTCACCTCACTTCCACTTCATCTTGACAAGTCAGATTCATACGTGGGTGAGCTCAGTCTAAACTCTGCGTTCTGAGCGACTGAATCCCATAAATCCCACTGCACAACAGCTGTCAGAGACCACAACGCAAGTTTGTCTATATGTGGCTGCACCATCTGTGCTGTAATCACATTGCTTAAACTCCAGTAACGATGTCAGGAAGATTAAGACCTTTGTGGAGGTATGTACAAACAGTGAAATGAGCCATATGATTTAGAAAATCAAAAGGACTGAAAGCCACTTTTTCACAACTCAACAAATAATACTCAAATGGAAACATGTTAGCTCAACCACAACTGTATTTGTGGGGCtgatacaaacaaacaatttctataaatatttagcaatatttacagaaaatatgatCAAAATCAAAAGTGGCGTTGGATGAATGGATTAGGAGTCTGTAAGTACGTAGATCGGATATCGATGAAATGAACAGAATTCAAATTGTGCATTTGACATAGTGCTGTAGTGTAATTCATTCATGCCCAAGATGTGATTCTGCTGATTCTAGCTGGATGAAAATGTAGCAATGCGGGAGTCATGAGGATTAAGCGTATTATAGTCGCATTATATCCATGCGTTACTCATCATCATGAATGTAATAGCTAAGTGGGTATTATCCCCGAGAAGATATGCCCGTCGCTGGCAGAACAAAGCAGATCAAATATCTGATATGGAACATAATCTGCAGAGGAGgcaagaaatggagagagaggaaacacatgGAGATGGTGGTGGAATAGAAAACAGTAAATCCTCTTgtcataaaagaaaaacagattaagAGGGAGTGGAGGAGGTTTACTGCCAGGCAGCACACAGGGCTGGTCAGACGCGCAGATTGAGACATCACACTCGTACAGTTGTGTGAATCTCCACCTCGACTCAgctgaattacatttttctatttaacaGGCTTATGGAGAGAGCGGTGCAGAGCTCTGAGAAGGGAAGGGTAGAGTAAGGTAACACATCGTTCACTCTTTTGGAGGATTTCTTGATGTGGGTTAAATGAGGTACACTTGCATGGTCAGAGTATTACAGAGGACCGCCTGAAAGGTTTCAGAATACTGGTGCATCCAAACTAACCCTTTTAAGCACATAAACAAACTAACCTATCAAGGCAGAGGTAGACCAGTAACTCTGGTGTCCTCCCTTAAAGAAGACTGGTGGATTTGAAGAGAGCTTTTTTAATTTCCAGACAGAAATGGATTTCTTATGGCATGTTAAATGAGTGAAAATATTCCAGATACAGCATATACATGTGGATGTTTTAggattataaatatgttttgctgcttttccCACTGACTATGGATAAGTGTAGAATGTGCACTGTGTtagtattttgtttaatgtgtaaataaacGTGTGTTGTatactttaagtgtgtttttgtgatctTTTTATGAATTCTAATCTGTACTCATAAAAAAGTCATCGAGTACAAAAAGgcaatctttaaaaacaaaattggAAGGGGGTTCCGGGGATGTCATCGCCCTGAatagatgagagtaacaccTACGTCGCTTTCTGGCGAAATTACGGTCCCACCCACTTTTGGGGGAAAAGATTTGCTATCATTTGAATTGCAgtcaatacagattctgaaTTTTTCGCCAATCGCATCAAAACATTCAGATAACCGCTCTTTTTTAATCTACAAGAAGCCCAATTATGATGGTCAGGCAAActataaaaaatgtgaatgGAGATCGATGATCTGCGTCTATTTactgttttaaattaaactataaatcaAAACAGATCATCGAACCCCATATACATTTGTTAATAGTTTGTCTGTCTGACCATCATCAATGGGCTCTTTGTAGATTCAAAACGGCGCGGTTATCTTGATTTTTTAACGTGATTGCTgaaaacttcagaatctgtattgGTCTGCCAGTCAGAGTGACCAAGTCAAAGGAGAGCCTGGCTGAGCAACTGGCCCACTGAACGGTGGTCAGAGGATCTAAACCATGGGAGGCAGAGGATGCGTGAGAGAAGGCATCAGAGAGAAACTACGGGTCTTCAGGAGGGAGCCCTCAACCCCTCAGAGAATGTTGCCActtctaaatgtgtgtttactgtgtgtgtgtgtgtgtgtgtgtgtgtgtgtgtgtgtgtgtgtgtgtgtgtgtgtgtgtgtgtgtgtgtgtgtgtgtgtgtgtgtgtgtgtgtgtgtgtgtgtgtgtgtgtttacattgaaGGTCTCTTGTGGCCGGGATCCATAAGGCGCAGAGTGTCCCTGATCACACCCACTTTGACCTCTTCGTCGACCGGACTGGGAACATATTCAAAAACTCCCGGTGCCACctgagacaaacagaaatatttatcacagcaaagagaataaaacaatataagaaaactCTGACAAACACTGAGGATGACATTCACTCTGACCTCCTGCTCATGTTCTATTCTCATACTGGGGTTGGAGTTGACTTCTAATAATACTGGCTTCAGGTTCTTCATCAGCAGGATGTCAAAACCTAAAATCtgagaaacaaacatatttctttattcatattttattcatccccTACCAATAAAAACGTTCTTGAATGAGGTAGAAAATGCATCATTGcatagcttttatttttcagtccCACCCACCTGGAAGCATGTGGGTCCCGGTTTGCCAGGCGGTATTTCAGCCTGATAGTAGACTCTAAGTTCAGGCACCACGGCGATGGCAGTCTTGATGACGAGGGCGATGATGTCCGACCACACCTTCTTGATGTCCACACCTTTAGCTGCCAGCCTGTACAGCACGCTGGAGAGCGAGCGCTTGCTGCCTGTGCTCTGGCTGTCTGAGTGGACAAAGTTTCCGCTGTGGACGTTCAGCGAGTAGTTGGTCAGGTGCATGAAGACGTGGCTCAGATTCTTCTGGCTTGGTTCCTACAAAATCAGAATAAGAGCGGCTTTAATCAATGTACTACTGCAGTGCTGTTCAGAAAGAGTGGATTGCTCCTCCTCTGGTGATGCTGCTCATCCAAACAACTTCACTCCATAAAAGATTAGCAATGAAAAACACTCACAATAAGTTGACCATGGGCCATTTCCATCATCTGGATAATGGAATATTCTCACATTAGCGACTTGAAAAAGCCTAGCTCACTATGATGGCAGGGGGTTTAAAAATAGATcctgattgaaaaaaaaacaagaagtaTAATGTAAGAAAGAACAGTCTCACATAGGTGATAATAAAGCAAAAGAaggctttaaaaataatatgttatATAGAAGAATAGTGCCTGTTTTACATGTAGTCGAAGTCGTTATTCGTTTTGCCCAGTGaatatatgcatttttaaaatgacatgttttgttctgcATGTGACAGTGGACTGTGACAATCAAAGTAGGAACAATACTTTGTTAATTCTACTTCAGGAAGGACTTGATGTTCTTAGGTGAAAAAAACTGTGTGTATATTTCAAAAACGTAATATTGTGCATCCCGAGACTCacactattttcatttatttttcctgggGCACATAATGACTATTTTTAAGATATGTTTTGCTCTATTGGTTAAATCTAAAATCAGATGAATGGTTCTTGATAAAATCACAGTAGAGAAAAAGAGACTCCCTGCATCTGAGTGACATGCTATAAAAGTGGAAGTACGCGTTTCAGCTTCAGAGTGAACCTGTGGACATCGTGGCTACCTGGTAGGGCTCTGTGCAGAATCGTGTCAGGCCTTCCTTGGCAATGTAGATCTCCAGTGGCTCCAGGGACTTCAACAGCACGTAGAGGCGGATATCGAACTTCAGCTTGTCAATGAGCAGCGGCCTCTGGATGTACTCCTGGACTACAGCCTGTTTGGCCTGTGAACCCACCATGAGCTTCAGGTCACTGGGGTCACGAATGAGGTAGATGCCGTCGCCCTGAGAGCCCCCGTCGGGCTTCACAATGAAGGTGGGGTTCACCGTGGCATCGTTCTCCTTCACCATGCGGATCTAAAGCAGAGGTGGGGAGTTTAACAAGAACATCAGAGACCTCTCTTGGTAAGACCTCAAGCAAACATTTTCACATGCCgctgcaacatttaaaacaaagctcTCAGAGTCGAGCGAGGAAAGTTTCACGTATAAAAGATGATATCAATTCATCACAGGTCTTTAATATCTTCTGCgtgatattttattaaatcacattattatcatttattgcACTGTAACTTCTAGCTGAATTTGCTCATTTCTTATGTCTGAATATTTGATTTCCTTCTGCTCTTTAATGAGCgtttgaaattgtatttaaaagttGGTATCATGTTCttctttttgccttttatttcaATACTTTTCATGTCTTATGTAAAGCAGTTTGAGTTGCATCAGtgctgaaatgtaaatgtgttttgtaactCTTGACACTGTGACATACAAAACATTTGGAAGGAgggtcttttttgttttgtctgctgCAAACCTAGTAGAATGAAAACTCTGATATTCTGGTGCCCCCTGCTGGAAATATTATAATGTTACTACAGTTTATAATAGGTCATATTTTTATCTGAATTATTGACCGTCCGTGCATGCaacttaaatttaaaaaatctggtTGTATATTGTCCAGGTTCATGATATGAGAGCCAGTATACCTGTGTGGAGAACTGCTGGCACTCCTCAGGCAGGATCCAGGAGCGGGGATAGAAGTCGTACTCCTCCGGGAACAACTCCTGCATTGTCCGCACTGCCCGACTCAGGTTGATCTTCCTCAGCATTTCAATCATTcctgcaacacaaaaaagaaaaaagataaataaatgcaacagGCGGTCATGTAACATATCAAAATCAAAAAAAGTCATTTCTTTTGATTTCACTTTTCTAGGTGATGCGAGGAACacgcttttttatttcattctataGATATGTCGCAGAAATGCAGCAAACGCTCGCTAAAACTAATAAATCAACAATTAAATAAGCGTGATTGGCATTTTAGACAGGATCATGCAACCACAACACAATAGTATTGCCAGATACGTAGTAACCTGGAGACTCCATTGATGTACATTTCTCTCTAATACAATAATCTCTGAGTCTCTAAAGTCATTATTATTGCCATGGCATGAAAAGGTTAGCATTGGATCTATGAGGATCAGTCAGGGTTTATCTGAATCCCCCCTGTTGTGATTACTGAATACTGAGCACACATGAAGCACTGCGGGCTGAAATAAAGCCATCTCTTGGTTTGAGGTGGACAACATCAACAGGAGGTGATAGAAGCGGTGAAATACCTGGGAACTTGTTCACCTGCCCTGAGACAATGTTTTCATTGTCATGGAAGGAAACGCCATGCCAGTAGATATCACAGGGGGCTCGTCTCCCCAGAGGGAActgcagagaag
Coding sequences within:
- the ttll11 gene encoding tubulin polyglutamylase TTLL11 isoform X2 produces the protein MIEMLRKINLSRAVRTMQELFPEEYDFYPRSWILPEECQQFSTQIRMVKENDATVNPTFIVKPDGGSQGDGIYLIRDPSDLKLMVGSQAKQAVVQEYIQRPLLIDKLKFDIRLYVLLKSLEPLEIYIAKEGLTRFCTEPYQEPSQKNLSHVFMHLTNYSLNVHSGNFVHSDSQSTGSKRSLSSVLYRLAAKGVDIKKVWSDIIALVIKTAIAVVPELRVYYQAEIPPGKPGPTCFQILGFDILLMKNLKPVLLEVNSNPSMRIEHEQEVAPGVFEYVPSPVDEEVKVGVIRDTLRLMDPGHKRPSISYLRAGGTEHGEEILMEAEPHERSPDDGSLPSLCLKQVYPKYTKQFNYLRLVERIAALFIRFLGVKGNMRLGPTAFRTFIRTCKLSNSNFSMASVDILYIDITRRWSGTLADSREAGMGLQAFVEAFFYLAARRFKSQPLREQVASLLELCEAQLESPPGVEERRSVSCSRAMPRTIRTQTLTHPQLASPGPLRRAASQDYRLHQRLKPRTLRANLEN